Proteins co-encoded in one Salvelinus sp. IW2-2015 linkage group LG17, ASM291031v2, whole genome shotgun sequence genomic window:
- the pink1 gene encoding serine/threonine-protein kinase PINK1, mitochondrial: MSVKHAISRGVELGRSVIQLGLLKPAGRLAAKFRGERLRVGQPARTVQPQTFLPVRYRYFRMSLRGLAAQLQSGGFRRFGGSGSPRNRAVFLAFGLGVGLIEQQLDDDRRSAATCQEIQAVFTKKKYCSPLKCFTSGYKLEDYVIGKQIGKGSNAAVYEAAAPFAVPRDRESDRCSLNDQLSEDGEVATGSLRSPSSSLGIYPLAVKMMWNFGAGSSSEAILRSMSQELVPAGPLAMKQEQEEQIALNGYFGEVPKRVSAHPNVIRVFRAFTADVPLLPGAQEEYPDVLPARLNPEGLGNNRTLFLVMKNYPFTLRQYLEVNVPSRREGSLMVLQLLEGVDHLYRQGIAHRDLKSDNVLLEFDSEGCPRLIITDFGCCLAQSDSSLQLPFNTMWVNRGGNSCLMAPEVVTAVPGQGVVINYSKADAWAVGAISYEIFGQANPFYGAGGLESRNFQEIQLPALPACVSADMQLVVKLLLRRNPNKRPSARVAANMLHLSLWGRRALANQDSAGMKKLADWLLCQSAVVLLRVCGPSGSSVEAELQRCFLSNLDLEDLRLAVSFLMYGREQGRASIMSL; this comes from the exons ATGTCTGTAAAACATGCCATCAGCCGTGGGGTGGAGTTGGGACGGTCGGTTATCCAGCTAGGTCTCCTCAAACCTGCTGGTCGACTTGCAGCAAAGTTCCGAGGTGAGCGTCTTCGTGTAGGCCAACCAGCCCGCACCGTTCAGCCTCAGACTTTCCTGCCAGTTCGGTACCGATATTTCCGCATGTCGTTGAGGGGTCTTGCAGCACAGCTGCAGTCCGGTGGTTTCAGGAGGTTTGGGGGCAGCGGCTCGCCAAGAAACAGAGCAGTGTTTTTGGCTTTCGGTCTCGGTGTGGGGTTGATCGAACAACAGCTCGATGATGATCGAAGGAGTGCTGCGACATGCCAGGAAATCCAG GCTGTGTTTACCAAGAAGAAGTACTGCAGTCCTCTCAAGTGCTTCACCTCGGGCTACAAGCTGGAGGACTATGTTATTGGGAAGCAGATAGGAAAAGGCTCCAACGCTGCAGTGTATGAAGCTGCGGCACCATTCGCTGTGCCCAGGGACAGGGAGAGTGACCGGTGTTCCCTAAATGACCAGCTCAGTGAAGATGGAGAGGTGGCCACTGGGTCTCTGAGGAGCCCCTCCAGCTCCCTGGGCATCTATCCTCTAGCTGTCAAGATGATGTGGAACTTTGGG GCTGGTTCATCAAGCGAGGCTATTCTGAGATCCATGTCCCAGGAGCTGGTCCCCGCAGGCCCTCTCGCCATGAAACAGGAACAAGAGGAACAGATTGCACTAAATGG GTATTTTGGGGAAGTGCCCAAGAGGGTTTCTGCCCACCCCAATGTGATCAGGGTGTTCCGGGCATTCACAGCGGACGTACCCCTTCTACCCGGTGCCCAGGAGGAGTACCCTGATGTCCTGCCAGCCAGACTCAACCCTGAGGGCCTGGGCAACAACCGTACTCTGTTCCTGGTCATGAAGAA TTACCCATTCACCCTGCGTCAGTACCTGGAGGTGAACGTGCCCAGTAGGAGAGAGGGCTCTCTGATGGTGCTGCAGCTGCTAGAGGGGGTCGACCACCTGTACAGACAGGGCATCGCTCACAGGGACCTTAAGTCAGACAACGTGCTCCTGGAGTTTGActcag AGGGCTGCCCCCGCCTGATAATCACAGACTTCGGCTGCTGTTTGGCTCAGAGTGACTCTAGTCTCCAACTACCCTTTAACACTATGTGGGTGAACAGAGGAGGCAACTCCTGCCTGATGGCACCTGAG GTTGTCACTGCAGTTCCTGGGCAGGGTGTGGTTATCAATTACAGCAAGGCAGATGCATGGGCTGTCGGGGCCATTTCTTATGAGATATTTGGCCAGGCCAACCCGTTCTATGGAGCAGGTGGACTGGAAAGCAGGAATTTCCAGGAGATCCAGctccctgccctgcctgcctgtgtaTCTGCTGACATGCAACTAGTCGTCAAGCTGCTTCTGCGTAGGAACCCCAATAAG CGCCCCAGTGCCAGAGTGGCTGCCAACATGCTGCATCTGAGCCTCTGGGGAAGGCGTGCCCTTGCCAATCAGGACAGCGCTGGCATGAAGAAGCTAGCTGATTGGCTGCTGTGCCAGTCTGCTGTGGTGCTCCTGAGGGTCTGCGGCCCCAGTGGGAGCTCGGTGGAGGCGGAGCTACAGAGGTGCTTCCTGTCTAACCTGGACCTGGAAGACCTCCGATTGGCTGTCAGCTTCCTCATGTACGGACGAGAACAGGGCAGAGCCAGCATCATGTCGCTTTAG